Genomic segment of Paenibacillus polymyxa:
CAATATGGTCCATCCATTTGCTATCGACTGCACGCAGTACGATAACTTTCTCGAACTCGCGTACCATATCTTCGCCAATCATTTCTTCACGGCTGTGGTATCTGTTGGTAACTTTTTCGAAGATCATATCCACGATCTCCTCTTTTTCCTTGCCCCACAGGTCGTCACGTGTAAGTGTATTTTCCTCAAGCAGGTTGTTGTTCACATACTCTGCTACTTCTTCAAGTTCCCAGTTTTCAGGAATGTCATCACCGCAATGAGCTTCCACCACACGCTCAATGACAGGCTTGATCATGTCAAACACAATTTCCTTGATGTTCTCTGATTCCAGCACCTCACGGCGTTGCTTGTAAATAATAGCACGCTGCTGGTTCATTACATCATCATACTGGAGAACGACTTTACGTTGATCAAAGTTGTTGCCTTCGACACGTTTTTGAGCTGATTCGATAGCACGTGTAATCATACGACTCTCGATAGGTTGGTCTTCCTCGAAACCCAACCGCTCCATCATATTCAGTACGTTGTCCGCACCAAAACGCTTCATTAACTCATCGCCCAGCGATAAGTAAAACTGTGTGGAACCCGGATCACCCTGACGTCCTGCACGTCCGCGAAGCTGATTATCAATACGACGGGATTCATGACGTTCTGTACCGATGATGTGCAAACCACCGAGTTCTGATACGCCTTCGCCCAGTACGATGTCAGTACCGCGTCCAGCCATGTTGGTAGCGATGGTAACTGCGCCAGCTTCACCTGCACGGGAAATAATCTCAGCTTCCTCAGCATGATACTTGGCGTTAAGCACTTTGTGACGAACGCCTTTGCGTTTCAGCATTTCAGAAAGAAGCTCCGAGTTTTCAATAGAAACCGTACCTACTAATATCGGCTGGTTCTTTTTGTTACGCTCCAGGATTTCATCTACCACTGCATGGAATTTGCCTTTTACGCTCTTGTACACTACGTCAGGCATATCCACACGCTGGTTGGGGCGATTCGTCGGAATTTGGAGCACTTCCAGACCATATATTTTTTTGAATTCTTCTTCTTCTGTTTTCGCTGTACCCGTCATCCCCGCCAATTTGCGGTACATACGGAAATAGTTTTGGAATGTAATCGTCGCTAGCGTCATGCTTTCATTTTGTACAATGATGTTTTCCTTCGCTTCAATGGCTTGATGCAAACCATCACTATAACGGCGTCCAGCCATCAGACGACCTGTAAACTCATCGACAATCAGAACTTCACCGTCAGCTACAACATAATCCACATCCAAACGCATAATAGCATTAGCCTTCAATGCCTGTACAATGTGATGATTAATTGTAACACTTTCCTGATCGTACAAGTTTTCGAGACCAAAGAAATTTTCAGCTTTGGATACGCCGTTTTCGGTCAAAGCAACCGACTTCACCTTAATATCCAGCGTGTAATCTTCTTCAACATTCAGGCTCTTCACAAAACGGTCGGCCGCGAAATACAACTCTGTCGATTTCTGAGCTTGTCCTGAAATAATCAATGGTGTACGAGCTTCATCGACGAGAATGGAATCGACCTCATCAATGATACAGAAGTACAACGGACGTTGAACCATCTGCTCTTTGTAAAGCACCATATTATCGCGTAGATAATCGAACCCGAACTCGTTGTTTGTACCGTACGTGATATCACAAGCATACGCTTCCTGCTTGGCGGCATGATCCATATTGGCCAAATTCAGCCCTACGGACATTCCCAGGAAGTTATAAATCTGTCCCATTTCTCCGCTGTCACGTTGCGCCAAATAGTCATTGACCGTAACCACGTGCACGCCTTTGCCCAACAGAGCATTCAAATAAACCGGCAGTGTTCCTACCAGTGTTTTACCTTCACCGGTTTTCATTTCGGCAATTTTACCTTCATGCAGCGCAATACCGCCGAGCAACTGTACGTCATAATGACGTTTACCCAGCACCCGTTTGGACGCTTCACGAACCGTTGCAAAAGCTTCCGGCAAAATTTCTTCAGCCGTAGTCCCTTGTTCGACCCGAGCTTTAAATTCCTCCGTCTTCGCTTGCAACTCCTCATCCGAGAGCTTTTCGAAATCCGGCTCTATCTTATTGATCAGTTCAACCGTCTTCATTAAACGCTTGACATCACGTTCATTGGTATCTCCGAAGATTTTCTTAACAATTCCTAGCATGGTTTACCCCTTTCACGCAAAACAATTAATAGAATCAATTTCACAATAAGAAAGGGTCCATGATGAAATTGATTCCCGATATGTTTGACAGGCCCGGCTGTACCAGCCCATCGTGCGATGTTCTTTGCATAAATTGTAACAGTTTGTAGGACATGCCGCAACACAAGCAGCCTCCAGATTTGCATCCGGTTAAAGATACCAAAACAATTGACGCACGAGATACACAACTTGGTTATACTTATCCAAGTTGAATTTTCCTTACATTTACAAAAAAACATATAAAAGAGCCTTATCCCGCCAGATTCGCAAGGATAAGGCTCGTGTTGTTTTCATTTTCCTAATATCCATGAAGCATGCTTCATTCGAAATCGTTCTATTCATTTTAAAATGTGAAAAGTTCCTACTTCACAGGCTATTCCCGTTCGATCAGACCGTATTTACCATCATTGCGCTTGTAAACTACGTTAACTTCTTCGTTGTCAATATTGGAAAATACAAAGAAATTATGTCCAACCATGTTCATTTGAAGAATAGCTTCTTCCACATCCATAGGTTTCAATAAGAAACGCTTGGTGCGGACGACTTCCAGCTCATCCAGTTCTACATCCTCATCTTCAGCAACAGCCACGCCTCCTGCCGGATCTTCCACAAAAAGGGTTTTCAAACTACCTTCCTGACGGAATTTTCGGTTTAGCTTGGTTTTGTGCTTGCGAATTTGCCGTTCAAGCTTGTCTACCACGGCATCAATGGATGCATACATGTCATCGCTCTCGTCTTCGGCACGGAGTACAAGCCCCGGCAAAGGAATGGTTACTTCTACAGTGTGCAAATCTCTGGTTGTGCTTAACGTTACACTTCCATCAGACGTCGGGGGTGCATCGAAATACTTTTCAAGTCTGCTGAATTTCTTATCAACGTAGTCCTTCAAAGCGTCGGTAACCTCGATCTGTTGACCTCGTACTGTTAAGTTCATAGGGCACGCCTCCTTTGCCCCTTCAGTATAGCACATATGTTAACGCCAAGTAAAAAAAGAACCAACATTTCGAAGCTATTTTACAAAGTTCTTCTTTTTTCGCTAAAACGCTTCCCATAACGTCATTCTTTGAAAACAGGTCTGTTTAAATTTGACTTGCATACATATGTGAATAATGAGTGCATATACGAATATTGCTCCGCTGACGTCATGACAAACAACTATTTTTGGCTTCATGCTAAGCGATTTTTATCGAAAAAGGGGGTGTCCCTTTCCCGCTTGACAGGTACATGGACTTGTGCGGTATGCAAGGCCTGGTTACAACCCAGACAATTTATACGAAAGGATTATTACACCCAGCCTAGCTGGCTCTTCCCTATACGGAGATCCCAAGATAACGGATTTGGAAGAGATGGAAAGTAGGAAGCTAATCCATGGCTTTTATTCAGCGTTACGTAACGAACCAGACGGGGGCTGTCACCTTTATAGGGAATACACTTGGGCTGGCACGCTCTAATTCGGTAGGAGTGCCGGGAACAACGACCAGCATTGGCGCGTTCATCACAACCAATACAGCCTCTCGCTTCGGCACGTATCCATTTGGCACGACTTCTGCCTTTACCAGTAACTCATCGACAGCATTCCTTGTGCTCCCTGCGGGCAGTACGGTGCTGTACGCTGAGCTTATTTGGGGAGGAAGTTATGCCAACGGCAGTACCAATGTATTGTCCAGCACCAACAACCCGGTCACATTTCAGACACCTGCTTTATCTACTACGGTCAGTCCTGAATCTGCAACATCAGTCAACGTCACCAGTCTCAGTACCTATGTGAGAACAGCGAATGTCACAAATCTGGTCATTCAAGGCGGTGCAGGGGCATACACGGTCGGAAATGTGACGGGCACCATCACGGTTCCCGATTCCACCAACACCAACCATGCCGGCTGGACGCTGGCTGTGGTGTACAATAACCCATCTCTGCCCTTCCGTAACCTGTCGCTACGCGTTGGTGGTGAAGGGGTCAGTACCGCTACAGGCTCGGTTAATGTGGTGGTGAGTGGCTTTGCCACGCCCGTACAGGGGACTTTGCGCGGTAGGGCGCTGATTAGCGCCCAAGAGGGTGACGTGGACATCACTGGTGACCGTGCGTTGTTTGGACCTACCACATCCAGTTTGACTGCGTTGTCTGGGCCTAATAATTTTTCAACTAATTTTTTCGCTTCTCAAATAAACGGAGACGACGGTACATTGGTCATGACCGGGACCTTCGGTACATTGGTCATGACCGGGACCTTCGGTACAACTAATGCCGTGAATGGGGCACCTGGAACGCAGGTGACGGGCGGAAGGCAAGGCTGGGACATTACCAATGTCGATATTTCCTCCACGCTGCTCAACAGCCAAACCACAGGCGTCCTCCAGCTGACAACAAATGGCGACATTTACACTGTAAATGCCAATGCCATTCAAATTGATATCAATGCTCCGCTGGTGACCCTGACCAAAACTGCCAGCTCTACAGGCTTGGTTATTGGCGATACAGTTACCTATACGGTTAACATTTCGAATACGGGGCTCGTCAGTGCTTCCAACACAGTGCTTACCGATACCATACCAGCCGGGGCTACCTTCGTACCCGGCAGTGTTGTTGTCGCGGGCACAGCGCAGCCAACAGCCAATCCCGCTACAGGTATCACAGTGGGCAGTGTAGCTCCTGCTTCCACGGTAACCATTACATTCCGTGCAACCGTCACTTCATTGCCAGCAAACACCCAGCTGGGCAATCAGGCATCGGCATCCTTTTCCTTTCAAACCGTGCCTGGAGGACCTGTCATTTCTGGCAACGTTCCGTCCAACACTGCCAGTACACCAATCTATCAGCCTGTTATTGGGATTGTTAAAAGTGCCAATACAACGGCTGCTACAGTTGGAGATACGATTACGTACACGTTTCAGATATCCAACACAGGCAGCATTGCTGCAAATCTCAGCTTTTCGGAGAGCATTCCCGCCGGATCATCCTTCATACCGGGCAGTGTGACCATTGGTGGTTCTTCCGTGCCTGCTGCCAATCCCGCTACTGGTTTTTCAGTAGGAACGATTAATACAGGTGCTACTATACCCGTGACCTTCCAGACCCTCGTCAATGTGGTCCCCGCCTCTGGTAATCTGACCGATCAGGCGGCTTACACGTATACCTTCACACCGCCTGACGGACGTGTATTGAACGGAAGCGGGACATCCAACACGCTCACCATTTCCGTATCCTCACCAAATGTGACCGTGACAAAAGCCTCTTCCCTGGCAGCAGCCGCAGTCGGAGAGACTGTTCAATTTACCATAACCGCCACAAACAACGGAATCGCCAATGTGACCAATGTAGTCGTTACCGATCCGCTGCCAAGCGGAGTTGCCTTTGTACCTGGTAGCGACACCGTGAACGGAACTGCTTCTGCGACTGCTACACCTGTGAATGGCATTCCGATCGGCACTTTAGCTCCAGGCGCATCGGTTACGGTTGTATTTCGGGCAGCCATTAATTCTCTGCCTTCTCCTACACAGATCAACAATCGTGCAACTGTCAGCTTCACTTCCGGGGCCTTTACCGGATCATCTTTGTCCAATCTTGTAACCATACCAGTCGTTATTGCAGCGCCGACGATTACCAAAAGCGCCAGCTCCAACCGTGCCAGCGTTGGCGGGACGATTACTTATTCATTCCTCATCGCTAATACCGGAACAGCGGTATTAAACACGACTTTGACGGAAACTGTACCGACAGGCTCCACCTTTATTCCCGGAAGCGTCATTGTCGGCGGGTCCTCAGTGCCAGGCGCCAATCCTAATACGGGAATTGCAGTGGGCACCGTAAGCCCTGGTGCACAAATTACAGTCTCATTCCGGACGACAGTGGATTCCCTACCACCCGGGGGTGGATTAAACGATCAGGGCCTGCTCCAATATTCATATCAGTTGCAAGACGGAAGAACCCTGTCGGGCTCACTTCTCTCCAATATTGTTTCCGTATCGATTTCGCTTCCCAACGTAGCAGTAACCAAGTCTGCGGGGTTCACATCCGTTAGTGTTGGCGAAATGCTGACCTACAGCGTGAACGCCGTAAATAACGGAATTGACCCCATCACAAACACCGTGATTACCGATCCACTCCCCGGCAGCGTGTCATTTGTGCCCGGAAGCGTAACCGTCGGTGGTTCACCTGTGAGCACAGCCGACCCAAGAAGTGGCATTCCAGTCGGCACCATTGGCGCAGGCGCATCCGTACAGGTGTCCTATGCTGTGCTGGTCAATGCCGTTCCGTCCGTACAGCCGCTGCAAAACACAGCCAGTGTCAGCTTCACCAGCGGTGCTTTTACCGGAACATCCCAGACAAATACCGTCTCTGTGCCGGTTTATCAGCCTCGCATCAGTGTGGTCAAATCTGCAAATACAACAGCCGCTACGATAGGCGACACGATTCTGTACTCATTGTTGGTCACGAACAGCGGAAACTATAACGCATCTGTAACGCTGACAGATGCTATTCCTGCCGGGTCCACATTTATGGAGAACAGCGTGGTAATCAATGGCGTTAGTCAGCCCGGAGCCAGTCCAGCAGCAGGTATTTTCATCGGAACCGTGTCGCCGCAAAGCCCTATCACATTGACATTCCAAACTGTAGTGGCTTCTCTTCCAACACCATCCCAACTGACAGACCAGGCCACCGCCGCCATTTCCTTTACGTTGCCCGATGGGCGAGTGCGAACAGATAGCACATCGTCCAACGTGTTATCCATTCCTGTGTCAGCGCCGAATGTGTCCATTTCGAAGACTGCAGACCGTTCCACCGCCATTCCGGGTGATTCGGTGTTATACACCCTGACCGTACTCAACAACGGAATCCAGACCGTGAGCAATGTGGTCGTTTCCGATCCTATCCCGGCCGGCTCTCAATTCACTGCGGGTAGCGTAACGCTGAATGGCTCCACAATAGCCAGTGGAGATCCGTCTTTAGGTATCGTAATTGGGAGCATTGCCGCTGGAGGGGGAGCTACGATCACTTTCAGGGCAACGGTATCCTCTCCATTGCCAAGTCCGCCGCAGCTCACCAATCAATCGCGTGTCAGCTACACCAGCGGTGCTTTTTCAGGCGTATCCGTATCTAACCCGGTGACAGTGGCTTTGAACGCTCCGGTGTTAAGCGTAAGCAAAACCGCCGAGCCTATATCAGCCACAGTCGGAAACATCGTAACGTACTCTGTGGCAGTAACCAACAGCGGTAATATTGCAGCTGCTGCCACATTGATAGACAATATCCCCGCAGGCTCAGCACTGGTACCGAACAGTGTGGTTGTCAACGGTGTTCCTATTCCCGGTGCCAGTCCCGAAACAGGTCTGTCTATTGGCTCCATTGCACCTGGAGCCGTGACTCAAACAACTTTTCAGGTGGTGATTACTTCCGTGCCTTTACCTCCCCAACTCACCGACCAGGCGAATATCAGCTTTTCCTTTCAACCGCCGGATGGCCGGATTGTTAACGGCAATGTTTCGTCCAATATTGTCACAATTCCTGTATCATCACCCAATGTGCAGGTAAGTAAAAGTGCTTCGGTAGCTGACGCAGTTCCCGGCGATACAATAACTTATACCATTACAGCTACCAATAGCGGAGTCCAAACCGTGACGGATGTTCGGGTAAACGATACGATCTCGTCGGGCTCCACTTTTGTTCCTGGCTCGGTTATTGTAAATGGAACGACATTGCCGTCAGCCAGCCCCTTAACGGGGATTCCAATCGGTTCCGTCGCTGCTGGTGCGTCAACAACTGTCACCTTTTCCGTGTCTGTCAACAGCCTGCCTACCCCACCTCAGCTGAGTGATCAGGCTACAGTTTCTTTTACCAGCGGTACACTGAATTTTACATCACTATCCAACACAGTTGTCGTCCTTGTTTACCAGCCTATTATCAGTCTTGTTAAAACCGCAAATACGAGTCAAGCAACGGTAGGCGACACCGTAGTCTATACACTCACCGCCCAAAATACAGGTAATCTAGCAGCGACCGCCACCTTCACCGATGCCATTCCATCAGGCTCCTCCTTTATACCGAATAGCGTCACCGTGAACGGTCTGCCTGTTGCTGGAGCCAATCCTCAATCAGGGATAGTGGTCGGAAACATTGCAGCAGGGGCTTCTGTCGCCCTTACCTTTCAAGTGGTCATTAACGCTGTCCCTGCTGGTCTGGGCCTATTAAATCAAGGTTCGGCCACATTCACCTTCCAGCCACCTGACGGCCGCACATTAAATGGAAGCGCACAATCGAATCCGGTGTTCATTCCCGTATCCAATCCGAATGTCACCGTGACCAAAACGGTCAATCAGACCTCTGTAGCCTTCGGCGATACCATTACGTATACCATTAACGCAGTAAATAGCGGCATTACACCCGTAACGGGAACTGTCTTTATCGACCCGATTGCTGATGGCACTACTTTTATACCTAACTCCGTACAAGTCAATGGTGTCACTATACCGGGAGCCAACATCGCCACAGGCGTATCCGTAGGCACTGTCCCTGCTGCCAGCTCAGTAACGGTCACCTTCCAGACCACGGTAACATCCTTGCCAGCGTCAGGTTTGTCAACGGATCAGGCAACGGTCTCTTTTAATTCCGGGGCTTTCGCAGGTCAATCCGTCTCAAATCAGGTCAGCCTGCCTGTATTACAGCCGATCTTGAATGTGACCAATACCCTCAGTGCAGATCGTGCAACCGTAGGGAATACACTTGGCTTTTTCATCACTGTAACCAATACCGGCAACGCGCCCGCAGAAACGGTCGTGCTTGATCTGTTGTCCAGCTCGCTTAGTCTGAATCAAAATAGCGTACTGGTCAACGGTTCGCCCATTCCCGGAGCAGACCCGATTACAGGCATTAATATCGGTTCAGTCGCCCCAGGTGCGACGGTAACCGTCTCGTTTAGCGCCGTGGTCATATCAGTACCACCTGGCTCCATACTAACCAACCAGGCCACTGTGAACTACACGTTCCAGTTACCAGATGGACGAACGCTGACCGGAAATGGTGCAGCCCTACCTGTATCCATTCCGATCTCATCACCGAATGTTACCGCCACGAAGGCAGCTGATGTGGCTGTCGCTGTCGTGGGTGATTCTATCCCCTATGTCATAACTGCGTTCAATAACGGACTCGATCCGGTTACTAACGTAATCGTCACAGATTCCATTCCTTTTGGAACTGCCTTTGTCCCGGGCAGCGTTACAATCAATGGCACTCCTGTTGTTACAGCCAATCCGCAAAACGGCATTCCTGTCGGAACGCTTGGAGCTGGGGGCGGAGCCACCATTCGCTTTTTGCTTAACGTACAATCACTGCCTTCGCCAGCGTCCATTACCAATGAAGCGACCGTCAGCTTTACTTCAGGTGTATTTAACGGATTTTCGGTATCCAATCCCGTTACCATCCCTGTGTATCAACCGATCGTCACTGTAACTAAAAGCGCGGGAACGGGAAGAGCTACGGTTGGAGATACTGTAACCTATACATTCTCCGTTACGAACTCTGGAAACATCGGCGCAGATACCGTCCTTAGTGATCCCATTCCGGCAGGGGCTGCTTTTATACCTAATAGTGTAGTGATCAATGGCACCGCCGCACCTGGTTCAGATCCAAGTGTTGGGATTCCATTAGGTATCATAGGTGCAGCTACGACTGTCACTCTGACCTTTCAGGCAGTCATTACCTCACTGCCCGCATCAGGTACATTGGTCAATCAGGCGACCGCAGCTTACAGCTACCAACCTCCAGATGGTCGTGTCCTGACTGGAAGTGCAGTATCTCCGTCTGTGACCGTCTCGGTCTCTTCGCCAGATGTGGACGTTATCAAAACAGCCTCCGCTACAGATGCCGTAGTCGGAGATACCATTACGTATACTGTGATTGCTACGAATAACGGAATCAGTCAAGTCGTCAATGCCGTTGTATCTGATCAACTGCCACCCGGTACCAGCTTTGTTCCGGGTAGCGTAACCGTGAATGGAACTTCGGTGCCTGCTGCGTCGCCAAGCTCCGGTATCCCTGTGGGCACCATTGCTGTAGGTGGTTCGGCAGCAGTTACATTCCAGGTCTCCGTCGTTAGTCTGCCGCAACCGCCGCAAATAACCAATCAAGCGACCGTCAGCTTTACTTCGGGCGCGTTGACCTCGTCTTCGCAATCCGATCCGGTCACCTTGCCCGTTTATCAGCCGATCATCGGCCTGACCAAAACCGTCAATACCGTCAACACACAGATCGGATCAACATTGGTCTATACCCTGACGCTAACTAATACCGGAAATATTGCCGTTATACCTGTGCTGTCGGATAACATTCCTGCTGGCTCTGAACTACTGTCTAACAGCGTAGTCGTTAACGGCATCCTTGTACCGGGGGCTTCGCCAGTTACAGGCATAACACTCGGATCACTGGCCCCTTCAGGCAGTATTACAGTGAGCTTCCAAACCATCGTCTCGTCTCTGCCAACTCCGCCTATATTGACCGACCAAGGGCAAGCGAACTTTACGTACTCACCGCCAGATGGTAGGGTGATGAGTGGTTCCGTCACATCCAATACAGTCAATGTTGCTGTGTCTGCACCTAATATTCAGGTGATTAAAACATCCAGTCTGGCAGCCGCTGTAGTCGGAGATACGATCAGATATACACTGAGCATCACGAATAGCGGTGTGGATTCAGTCACAGATACTGTTGTAACCGATACAATTCCTGCAGGTACCTCCTTCGTTCCGGGCAGTGTCCTAATCGACGGAGTAGCCTTCCCTAATGCCTCTCCGGTTGCTGGAATTGCCATTGGAAACGTCGCACCTGGAAATACATTCGTCGTCAGTTTCCAGACAACTGTCCAGTCTTTGCCGCAGCCACCACTGCTCACAGATATTGCAGCTGTCACATTTACTAGCGGAACGTTCACTGGCACTGCCTTTTCCGATCCACTCATCGTACCTGTGTTCCAACCGTTAATTGCAATTACTAAGGCATCCAGCACTCTTAACGCCTCCGTCGGCGATACACTGACCTACACGATTACGGCCGTGAATAACGGCAATATTGCAGCAGCGCTTACCATCAGCGATAACATCCCGGCCGGATCGACTTTCCTTGCCAACAGTGTCAGCATTGCTGGCAGTCCGCAACCTGGATTGTCCATCGAAACTGGCGTTCCAGTTGGATCCGTGCTGCCAGGCGGAACGGTATCTGTAACGTTCCAAACCGTTATCAATACTCTGCCTAATCCACAGGTACTGGTCGATCAGGCATCAGGCTCATTCACTTTCCAACCACCAGATGGCAGAACTGTATCTGGATCTGCGGTATCCAATCTAGTTAGTATCTCTGTATCCTCACCAGACGTTAGCATCGTCAAAGGAACGACGGCTACCGACGCCATTATT
This window contains:
- a CDS encoding DUF7507 domain-containing protein, whose product is MAFIQRYVTNQTGAVTFIGNTLGLARSNSVGVPGTTTSIGAFITTNTASRFGTYPFGTTSAFTSNSSTAFLVLPAGSTVLYAELIWGGSYANGSTNVLSSTNNPVTFQTPALSTTVSPESATSVNVTSLSTYVRTANVTNLVIQGGAGAYTVGNVTGTITVPDSTNTNHAGWTLAVVYNNPSLPFRNLSLRVGGEGVSTATGSVNVVVSGFATPVQGTLRGRALISAQEGDVDITGDRALFGPTTSSLTALSGPNNFSTNFFASQINGDDGTLVMTGTFGTLVMTGTFGTTNAVNGAPGTQVTGGRQGWDITNVDISSTLLNSQTTGVLQLTTNGDIYTVNANAIQIDINAPLVTLTKTASSTGLVIGDTVTYTVNISNTGLVSASNTVLTDTIPAGATFVPGSVVVAGTAQPTANPATGITVGSVAPASTVTITFRATVTSLPANTQLGNQASASFSFQTVPGGPVISGNVPSNTASTPIYQPVIGIVKSANTTAATVGDTITYTFQISNTGSIAANLSFSESIPAGSSFIPGSVTIGGSSVPAANPATGFSVGTINTGATIPVTFQTLVNVVPASGNLTDQAAYTYTFTPPDGRVLNGSGTSNTLTISVSSPNVTVTKASSLAAAAVGETVQFTITATNNGIANVTNVVVTDPLPSGVAFVPGSDTVNGTASATATPVNGIPIGTLAPGASVTVVFRAAINSLPSPTQINNRATVSFTSGAFTGSSLSNLVTIPVVIAAPTITKSASSNRASVGGTITYSFLIANTGTAVLNTTLTETVPTGSTFIPGSVIVGGSSVPGANPNTGIAVGTVSPGAQITVSFRTTVDSLPPGGGLNDQGLLQYSYQLQDGRTLSGSLLSNIVSVSISLPNVAVTKSAGFTSVSVGEMLTYSVNAVNNGIDPITNTVITDPLPGSVSFVPGSVTVGGSPVSTADPRSGIPVGTIGAGASVQVSYAVLVNAVPSVQPLQNTASVSFTSGAFTGTSQTNTVSVPVYQPRISVVKSANTTAATIGDTILYSLLVTNSGNYNASVTLTDAIPAGSTFMENSVVINGVSQPGASPAAGIFIGTVSPQSPITLTFQTVVASLPTPSQLTDQATAAISFTLPDGRVRTDSTSSNVLSIPVSAPNVSISKTADRSTAIPGDSVLYTLTVLNNGIQTVSNVVVSDPIPAGSQFTAGSVTLNGSTIASGDPSLGIVIGSIAAGGGATITFRATVSSPLPSPPQLTNQSRVSYTSGAFSGVSVSNPVTVALNAPVLSVSKTAEPISATVGNIVTYSVAVTNSGNIAAAATLIDNIPAGSALVPNSVVVNGVPIPGASPETGLSIGSIAPGAVTQTTFQVVITSVPLPPQLTDQANISFSFQPPDGRIVNGNVSSNIVTIPVSSPNVQVSKSASVADAVPGDTITYTITATNSGVQTVTDVRVNDTISSGSTFVPGSVIVNGTTLPSASPLTGIPIGSVAAGASTTVTFSVSVNSLPTPPQLSDQATVSFTSGTLNFTSLSNTVVVLVYQPIISLVKTANTSQATVGDTVVYTLTAQNTGNLAATATFTDAIPSGSSFIPNSVTVNGLPVAGANPQSGIVVGNIAAGASVALTFQVVINAVPAGLGLLNQGSATFTFQPPDGRTLNGSAQSNPVFIPVSNPNVTVTKTVNQTSVAFGDTITYTINAVNSGITPVTGTVFIDPIADGTTFIPNSVQVNGVTIPGANIATGVSVGTVPAASSVTVTFQTTVTSLPASGLSTDQATVSFNSGAFAGQSVSNQVSLPVLQPILNVTNTLSADRATVGNTLGFFITVTNTGNAPAETVVLDLLSSSLSLNQNSVLVNGSPIPGADPITGINIGSVAPGATVTVSFSAVVISVPPGSILTNQATVNYTFQLPDGRTLTGNGAALPVSIPISSPNVTATKAADVAVAVVGDSIPYVITAFNNGLDPVTNVIVTDSIPFGTAFVPGSVTINGTPVVTANPQNGIPVGTLGAGGGATIRFLLNVQSLPSPASITNEATVSFTSGVFNGFSVSNPVTIPVYQPIVTVTKSAGTGRATVGDTVTYTFSVTNSGNIGADTVLSDPIPAGAAFIPNSVVINGTAAPGSDPSVGIPLGIIGAATTVTLTFQAVITSLPASGTLVNQATAAYSYQPPDGRVLTGSAVSPSVTVSVSSPDVDVIKTASATDAVVGDTITYTVIATNNGISQVVNAVVSDQLPPGTSFVPGSVTVNGTSVPAASPSSGIPVGTIAVGGSAAVTFQVSVVSLPQPPQITNQATVSFTSGALTSSSQSDPVTLPVYQPIIGLTKTVNTVNTQIGSTLVYTLTLTNTGNIAVIPVLSDNIPAGSELLSNSVVVNGILVPGASPVTGITLGSLAPSGSITVSFQTIVSSLPTPPILTDQGQANFTYSPPDGRVMSGSVTSNTVNVAVSAPNIQVIKTSSLAAAVVGDTIRYTLSITNSGVDSVTDTVVTDTIPAGTSFVPGSVLIDGVAFPNASPVAGIAIGNVAPGNTFVVSFQTTVQSLPQPPLLTDIAAVTFTSGTFTGTAFSDPLIVPVFQPLIAITKASSTLNASVGDTLTYTITAVNNGNIAAALTISDNIPAGSTFLANSVSIAGSPQPGLSIETGVPVGSVLPGGTVSVTFQTVINTLPNPQVLVDQASGSFTFQPPDGRTVSGSAVSNLVSISVSSPDVSIVKGTTATDAIIGDIITYTLAVSNNGISTASNIVVSDMIAAGSSFVNGSVTINGTSFPDGNPGFGIAIGTLAPGAVTTVTFQVRVDFLPTPAQLTNQASVSFTSGVFTGSSTSNVITISVFQPILTAVKTSNTNNATVGDIITYTIVVSNTGNIAASTTVSDNIPDGSVFLPNTVSINGIAAPGASPVSGIPTPAIPPGQSATVTFQVLVSSIPATVLLVDQAEVDYRFNAPDGREAGGFHLSNIVEVAVSPLDITLSKSVSSPFATTGDTLTYELVILNEDTNTVQDARLLDTLPEDIEFITGSVQINGSTVAESDPGTGIPLPPLEANTKTVISFDVRITATEQPGPRTNQARLLLSNDEEASAVLSNAVTIALLQPVVKLTKTASTESVQPGQSITYSIVTENTGNIGAFGLLTDSLPSELSFAPDSVSVNGIPQYGVSPGQGIALGTIAPGEKTTTVFSALVIRASESGTLVNQASLAYSYQLPDGRSTNLVTASPSVSVKVAPTARGALSAVLRTTVSTVALGDAVPYQLTLVNDGGSVITDVVLADYVPNGTIINPDSLRINGSPPAASKPGEPLFIGSLQAGQTMDVSYSVNVQSLPLGGRLNNSVRLQYAGSDGASEVTSNTVTITVFDPQLAASISTENTEAIAGETLTYTVLLNNFGNVTSEVTLQHFIPAGTLLIPDSIQLNGQSLSGVDPAVGVSLGSVEPGQSLTLTYQVTVLETPPSGYIVNQAAFAYSFTLPGGRFVLGTLNTNTVTIPVVFPLLELVKKVSTTDASVGDTLTFTIQITNKGGITAQYPLFTDPLPHGLIYVPNSLTIQEKAQPGANPAAGITLPNIAPGETLTLTLQAQIREAPADGTFSNQATIEYTSRRSGGETIQETSQTNTVGVTVIAAIPKLTLSSSALRVGQEDTLSFTVHVENIGNTPLEELLLTAPFAAEDFILLRTVTVNSVPLPHPNLLQGIPLGRLDPNHKAVIVFSFDIESALRAYLIAQVILRYQFRYPDGSVEKQSASSNTIFVEMADFDGSLE